GTCTTGAGCTGTGCGGAGCTCTCCTGTTGGCAGAATTATCCGCCGCCCTCCTACCACATTTTCCCACCCCCGACGCTGAGACGTACCTGTGGACAGATTCCACTATCGTTCTGGCATGGTTGGACAAGCAGCCATGCAAGTGGACCACTTTCGTGGCGAACCGAGTGGCCAAGATTCACTCGGTGAATGGCACTTGGCAGCATGTTCGTTCCGAACACAATCCAGCCGACCTGGCAAGCCGCGGTGTCTCGCCGCAAGAGCTACTGGGCAGTCGCCTTTGGTGGCAGGGGCCGAATGGCTGACGCACTCACCAGCGCAGTGGCCTTCACCGGTCATTGGGCTCGATACTGAATTGGAGTGTCGAGCGGTGAAGGTCCATGCAGCGCAAGTCCTATGTGAGGACTTCCTCGACCGTTTCTCCAGGTTCGATCGAGCGCTCCGAGTGTTTGCGTATGTGCGAAGGTTTGCCCAGCGTTGCCGCCAACCCAAGGTCTCGTTTCCAGAGACGCTCAGCTCTCAAGAGCTTGCAGAAGCTCAAGAGGCTGATTGTACAGGCTCAGAATCGGGTATACGCGAAAGAGTGTGCTTCCCTCCGGTCCCATAATCGTCTAATCGGGTCAAGCGATATCCTAAGCTTGAATCCGTTCCTTGACAAGCAAGGTGTCCTGCGTTCGTGTGGACGCGTAAGAGCGTCCACCTCCTTATCCTACGACGAACGGCATCCAATAATTCTCCCGTTCGGCTGCGTGTTCTCACGCCTCCTGGTTTCCTTCACGCATCAAGTCTCCCTCCATGGAGGCAACCAATTGGTGATGCGGCTGGTCCGAACCAAGTTCTGGATTCCCAAGCTAAGGAACTTGGTGAAGACAGTGATTAGTGCATGCAAGACCTGTGTGATTCATCGCCGCAAGCTCCAGTCGCAGTTGATGGGTGATCTCCCAAGCGCCCGGTCGACTTTTCGCGACCTTTCACTAACTCCGGAGTAGACTTCGCCGGTCCCTTCGACGTCAAGAGCTACGTCGGACGGGGCTGCAAGATTACGAAGGGTTACGTATGTGTCTTCGTGTGCTTCAGCACGAAGGCAATCCATCTTGAGGCGACCACGGATCTGACAGCGGAAAAGTTCTTGGAAGCTTTCTCCCGATTCGTGGCACGGCGCGGGTGCCCTCTCCACATGTACTCTGACAACGGGAAAACGTTCGTCGGAGCCTCCTCCATTCTCTCCAAAGAATTTGTGGAGAGCACCCGCAACCTGATTGTCACCACTCACAGCCATCAAGGTCTTGCATGGCATTTCAACCCACCTGGTGCCCCTCACATGGGGGGTCTCTGGGAAGCGGGCGTCAAGAGCTTCAAGACGCATTTCTACAAGACGGTTTCCTCCGTAAAACATACGTTCGAGGAGCTTTCCACCCTCCTATCTAAAATTGAAGCGTGCCTCAATTCGCGGCCTTTGACTCCTATGTCAGAGGATGTGAGCGACTTGGCGGCACTTACTCCCGGTCATTTCCTGATCGGGGGTCCGCTACTCTCCATGGCGGAGCCAGAGTCCAGAGAGGATGTGGAGTCCATCCGCAACCGCTGGCAACGGCTCAAGGCTCTCCATCAGCATTTCTGTGTGCGATGGAAGAACGAATATCTGAAGGAATTGCATAAGCGGAATAAGTGGCAGTCACCTTCACGCGATCTCCAAATCGGTGACATGGTGGTCATCAGAGAGGAGAATATACCGCCACAAGAATGGCGCCTCGGGCGTGTGCTGACCGCTTGCCCAGGCGCTGATGAAAGGGTCCGTGTGGTTGACATCCAGACGTGTCGTGGTGTTTTCCGCCGACCAGTTGCAAAGCTGGTCCTCCTTCCTACGGGACACGCGCTCTGAGTCACCTATTCTTCTCTCTACTGCCATCCACTATCCTGTGGTTTCCTCTTCCGGCTTAGGCAATTCATCCCGCGCCATGTTCTTCATTTAAtctattgtttttgttcttttctcttccttttgtttttcgccTTTTGGTTTCATCCCATTACAGTTTACCATGGCGTTCTCCAGAAGATCATCCTGCACCCTGTCCGACGGAGTGAGCTTGCGAGGGCTCTTCTCGCCAGCGCGCTCCCTTTCGCCTCCGATTGCCGGCTCTCCGCCGAGGCAAGTCGCCCCGATGGAGTCCGAGCCCTCTCCAGCACCGGTGGCACTGGTTACTCCGCGCGGAGTTTCCGTGCCTCGCCGGGCCGCCCCTCAGCGGGGTGAGTATGTGCCTCCCGGCACAAACTCGTTCCGCTGTAGGGTGTGCCGCGGTGTCCACGCGCTGCGCAAATGTCCACGGTTTGCCCAGCTGACGCCAGAGAAGCGGCTCCGGGCAGTACTTGTAAATAAGTACTGTCCCAACTGCTTGGCTCATCAGCACTCCGGGGCACTTGCCGCAGCGGTGGACGGTGCAGGCATTGTGGTGAGGACCACCACTCCATGCTGCACATGCGAGACCCTAAACCCAGGCAGCGGTTGGCGCGACGACCGAGGGGCCGACGCGACCACCCGGCGCCCACCAGAGAGGACCATCGTCATCCCGGATGGACCGCCCACTTCCCCACACACCAGGCCCGTGCCTAGCCCCGCCTTGACGGCACTACTCCAGTGCAAGGAGTCAGTATTCTCCCCACCGCGGCGGTCTGGCTAGCCACGGGGAAGACGGCCTTCGAGGCGCGAGTGCTCATTGATCCGTGCTGTCCTgtaagccgcatcagcgagtcgATGGCAGTGGCCATGGGCCTCTCCATCACTCGCGTGGGCGCAGAAGGAGTGTGCACGGCAACGTTACGCTCCAAGACGTCACCCATGAGCCGGGAGGTCGTCTTCAAAACTGATCCGCAGCTCCATACAACGACGCCCGCCAGGACTGTCACTCCAGCCGGGCCCAGTTCTTTCAGTAACCTCGTGTTGGCTGACAAG
This sequence is a window from Drosophila nasuta strain 15112-1781.00 unplaced genomic scaffold, ASM2355853v1 ctg335_pilon, whole genome shotgun sequence. Protein-coding genes within it:
- the LOC132797924 gene encoding uncharacterized protein LOC132797924, whose protein sequence is MAFSRRSSCTLSDGVSLRGLFSPARSLSPPIAGSPPRQVAPMESEPSPAPVALVTPRGVSVPRRAAPQRGEYVPPGTNSFRCRVCRGVHALRKCPRFAQLTPEKRLRAVLVNKYCPNCLAHQHSGALAAAVDGAGIVVRTTTPCCTCETLNPGSGWRDDRGADATTRRPPERTIVIPDGPPTSPHTRPVPSPALTALLQCKESVFSPPRRSG